A stretch of the Polynucleobacter tropicus genome encodes the following:
- a CDS encoding LPS-assembly protein LptD has product MSHYRRRAGFCAPLFLGLTLRVLMGVALLPVSLLGHAQAPAALPPVSQATQNFTLLPDRGNVTVLKLDDQLRVGKPISDGEALTFTSSDAIDGVVERDMHLKGRAQIRRNGAALKADEITYNPDTDIADLIGNAELSKGNTTFKGPKGQFKVDAREGFMESPSYELRDTRGNGTANKLTIENSDIFVFDRATYSTCTPENMDWYFTASSLEIDNEQKEMIGTNGVMRFFNVPIAYVPYFTAPTGGERRTGLLAPVAGYNSNNGMDITAPYYVNIAPNRDLLLLPREMNHRGFMLGASYRFLEREYSGVATGEYLPYDKQTGTNRWKYDWQQRQIFSGGVGPGGIPTPGSWSGYANMSRVSDSLYPTNFSQSIAGQVTSQFRQELGTSKQLTGELSNWVVGAKAATFQTLQPDPNNLVQAPYNILPNITAAYNSQLSPVVSDPTGRYLALPSGPKTTFSADYTRFAYALGGNFNAPPPGAYTQADRTVVKAGLALPQITPGYYITPTVSFQSNAYSATANPAAFTGASPVAAQGFTIPTFSLDSGLAFERDASELHGFFGRNMLLTMEPRAFYAYTPYQSQANTPVFDTADAGFGVSQIFTANTFIGNDRIADTNAATLGLTSRMIESSTGAERANVTLAQKQQFTAQKVGLNGNIASPTTYSDTLGSASVRLLGNFSADMFGQYNTQLNRFVQTTVGASWRPTIGRSLNFGYRNVWSPPIQASAQNNQVATPAATTTDQYNISGQWPLTREVSVLGRWGYDALTTKTLNTLVGLEWTRDCWTFRGAYSQAVNTSLITTTQVLFQVEFRGFASAGSNPVDIMKLNVPGYMPTSKPIPPSIYENYQ; this is encoded by the coding sequence ATGAGTCATTATCGCCGTCGCGCCGGCTTTTGCGCCCCTCTTTTTTTAGGCTTAACCCTGCGCGTACTGATGGGGGTGGCATTGCTTCCGGTTTCACTTTTGGGGCATGCTCAAGCACCAGCGGCGCTACCCCCCGTTTCTCAAGCTACACAGAATTTCACGCTCTTGCCAGACCGTGGAAATGTCACCGTCCTCAAGTTAGATGATCAACTGCGTGTTGGAAAACCTATATCTGATGGTGAAGCTCTGACCTTTACTTCTAGTGATGCGATTGATGGAGTGGTTGAGCGAGATATGCACTTAAAAGGTCGCGCTCAAATTCGTCGTAATGGAGCCGCACTTAAGGCTGATGAGATTACTTATAACCCCGATACAGATATTGCCGACTTAATTGGTAATGCGGAACTTTCAAAAGGGAACACAACCTTCAAAGGTCCAAAGGGGCAATTTAAGGTGGATGCACGTGAAGGTTTTATGGAGTCACCCTCTTATGAGCTTAGAGATACGCGTGGAAATGGTACGGCCAATAAATTAACGATTGAAAACTCTGACATCTTTGTATTTGATCGTGCCACATACTCGACGTGTACCCCAGAAAATATGGATTGGTATTTCACGGCGAGTAGTCTTGAAATCGATAATGAGCAAAAAGAAATGATTGGCACTAATGGTGTGATGCGTTTCTTCAATGTGCCAATTGCCTATGTGCCTTACTTCACAGCCCCAACAGGAGGAGAGCGCAGAACAGGTTTGCTTGCACCAGTTGCCGGGTATAACTCCAATAATGGCATGGATATTACGGCGCCATACTATGTGAACATTGCTCCGAATCGTGACCTATTGTTATTGCCCCGTGAAATGAATCATCGCGGTTTTATGCTTGGTGCCTCTTATCGCTTTCTTGAAAGAGAGTATTCCGGTGTTGCTACTGGAGAATATTTGCCTTATGACAAGCAGACTGGCACGAATCGCTGGAAGTACGATTGGCAGCAACGTCAAATCTTCTCCGGCGGTGTTGGGCCTGGCGGCATCCCAACGCCTGGTTCTTGGAGTGGCTATGCCAATATGTCTCGTGTCTCAGATAGCTTGTATCCAACTAACTTCTCACAAAGTATTGCTGGTCAAGTAACCAGCCAATTCCGCCAGGAGCTAGGTACTTCGAAGCAGTTAACTGGTGAATTAAGTAATTGGGTGGTTGGTGCAAAGGCAGCTACATTCCAAACCTTGCAGCCTGATCCCAATAATTTAGTACAAGCACCTTACAACATACTCCCAAATATTACTGCTGCTTATAACAGCCAACTAAGTCCGGTGGTCTCAGATCCAACGGGACGATATTTGGCATTGCCATCAGGCCCGAAAACTACTTTCTCGGCTGACTACACTCGCTTTGCTTATGCATTAGGCGGTAATTTTAATGCTCCGCCACCGGGTGCATATACGCAAGCGGATCGCACTGTCGTCAAGGCAGGATTAGCACTGCCACAAATTACCCCTGGTTATTACATAACGCCAACAGTGAGCTTTCAATCGAACGCCTACAGCGCAACTGCTAACCCAGCGGCTTTTACTGGAGCGAGCCCTGTGGCAGCGCAAGGTTTCACAATCCCTACATTTAGTTTGGATTCTGGTTTGGCATTCGAAAGAGATGCCTCTGAGCTCCATGGTTTTTTTGGGCGCAATATGTTGCTCACAATGGAGCCAAGAGCGTTTTATGCGTACACACCATATCAAAGCCAAGCAAATACGCCAGTGTTTGATACTGCCGATGCTGGTTTTGGTGTATCGCAAATTTTTACGGCCAATACTTTTATTGGCAACGATCGCATTGCCGATACCAATGCTGCGACATTGGGCTTGACAAGTCGCATGATTGAATCAAGTACCGGTGCGGAGCGTGCGAATGTGACCTTGGCTCAGAAGCAACAATTTACTGCGCAAAAAGTGGGCCTCAATGGAAATATTGCTAGCCCGACAACATACTCAGATACTTTGGGTTCTGCCTCTGTTCGATTGCTTGGTAACTTTAGTGCAGACATGTTTGGGCAGTACAACACACAGTTAAATCGATTTGTGCAGACAACGGTTGGCGCGAGTTGGCGCCCTACTATCGGTAGAAGTCTGAACTTTGGCTACCGTAATGTATGGTCGCCACCGATTCAAGCCTCAGCGCAAAATAATCAAGTTGCGACACCAGCGGCAACCACAACCGACCAATACAATATTTCCGGGCAATGGCCATTAACGCGTGAAGTTTCGGTGTTAGGTCGCTGGGGCTATGATGCTTTAACAACTAAAACCTTGAACACGTTGGTGGGGTTAGAGTGGACAAGAGACTGCTGGACTTTTCGGGGCGCTTATTCCCAGGCGGTTAATACATCCCTCATTACAACTACCCAAGTCTTGTTTCAGGTCGAATTTAGGGGCTTTGCTAGCGCAGGAAGTAATCCAGTTGATATCATGAAGTTAAATGTACCTGGGTATATGCCGACTTCTAAGCCTATCCCTCCTTCCATATATGAGAATTACCAATGA
- a CDS encoding aminoglycoside phosphotransferase family protein: MTDSRLNTLKNWLKALQANWQLDLDTLAPASADASFRRYFRIQSQNPKFGTLIIMDAPPQHEPLDAFIRVDLLLSEAGLNVPKILEQNASEGFLLLNDLGNQTYLAALNDQTANALYQNATHALIQMQLASKPNILPNYDEALLQRELDLFPDWYLKAHLQIELTDIQKQQLKDAFALIIENNLAQAKVYVHRDYHSRNLMVTAENNPGVLDFQDAVYGPITYDAASLWRDAYISWPEERVIDWVIKFWEQGRKAGLPMPDDFGQLYRDFEWMGLQRHLKVLGIFARLFHRDGKDGYLKDIPLVLEYAIATANRYIELKPLARILEFTRTTQK, translated from the coding sequence ATGACTGACTCTCGCTTAAACACCCTAAAAAACTGGCTAAAAGCCCTCCAGGCTAACTGGCAATTAGATCTAGACACTTTGGCCCCTGCCTCTGCGGACGCCAGCTTTAGACGCTATTTCCGTATTCAGTCCCAAAATCCGAAATTTGGCACCTTAATCATCATGGATGCCCCACCCCAACATGAACCACTGGACGCATTCATTCGGGTCGATTTACTGCTTTCTGAGGCCGGATTAAATGTGCCAAAAATCCTAGAACAAAATGCATCTGAAGGATTTTTATTGCTAAATGATCTTGGCAATCAAACTTATCTTGCAGCACTAAATGATCAAACTGCAAATGCACTTTATCAAAATGCAACGCATGCATTAATACAAATGCAACTTGCAAGCAAGCCAAACATATTACCAAATTATGATGAAGCATTACTTCAGCGAGAATTAGATTTATTCCCCGATTGGTATCTCAAAGCTCATCTACAAATTGAACTCACTGATATCCAAAAGCAACAACTCAAAGATGCTTTCGCATTAATCATCGAAAACAATTTGGCCCAGGCTAAGGTCTACGTACATCGCGATTACCATTCGCGCAACTTGATGGTTACAGCTGAAAACAATCCGGGCGTACTCGACTTTCAGGATGCAGTGTATGGACCCATCACTTACGATGCTGCATCGCTTTGGCGTGATGCCTATATCTCCTGGCCTGAAGAGCGTGTTATCGACTGGGTCATTAAGTTTTGGGAGCAAGGCCGTAAAGCGGGACTACCAATGCCAGATGACTTTGGACAGCTCTACCGAGACTTTGAATGGATGGGATTGCAACGTCATCTCAAAGTACTGGGTATTTTTGCCAGACTATTTCATCGCGATGGCAAAGATGGTTATTTAAAAGATATCCCATTGGTATTGGAGTATGCCATTGCAACCGCAAACCGCTATATCGAGTTAAAACCCTTAGCGCGAATTTTGGAATTTACTCGAACTACTCAGAAATAA
- the murU gene encoding N-acetylmuramate alpha-1-phosphate uridylyltransferase MurU, whose protein sequence is MKQRTSLPCFLLAAGRGERMRPLTDNLPKPLLTIQNKSLLAWHLETLANAGIKKVVINHAWLGHKIEESLGAGNQFGLQIQYSPEETALETAGGIVKALPLLQADDYFLVINGDVFCPNLPIDQILEEVSRIRNQASPVLAHLLMVPNPVQHPNGDFYLQGNRVSTQEGSNSEKLTFSGIGIYHKDLFQNLDIDSPAKLAPLLRAAMEQNKVSGEKYLGSWHDVGTPQRLQELNAAYE, encoded by the coding sequence ATGAAACAACGCACTTCTCTTCCATGCTTTTTGCTTGCTGCTGGCAGAGGAGAACGCATGCGTCCTCTTACTGACAATTTGCCAAAACCTTTACTCACTATTCAAAACAAATCTTTGCTTGCATGGCACCTAGAAACGCTAGCAAACGCAGGGATTAAAAAGGTGGTGATTAATCATGCATGGCTTGGCCACAAGATTGAGGAATCTCTTGGCGCTGGAAATCAATTTGGCCTACAAATTCAATACTCGCCAGAAGAAACCGCCCTCGAAACCGCCGGCGGAATAGTAAAGGCACTGCCTTTACTGCAAGCAGATGATTACTTTTTAGTCATTAATGGCGATGTGTTTTGCCCAAATCTACCGATAGATCAAATTTTGGAAGAAGTTTCTCGAATAAGAAATCAGGCAAGTCCTGTATTGGCACATCTATTGATGGTGCCAAACCCAGTTCAACATCCGAACGGCGATTTTTACCTTCAGGGTAATCGGGTTAGCACCCAAGAAGGAAGCAACTCGGAGAAACTAACCTTTTCTGGAATAGGCATCTATCACAAAGATCTTTTCCAAAATCTGGATATAGACAGTCCAGCCAAATTGGCGCCCCTATTACGGGCAGCAATGGAACAAAATAAAGTGTCTGGTGAGAAATATCTTGGTTCGTGGCACGATGTAGGTACGCCACAACGCTTACAAGAGCTCAATGCCGCATATGAATAA
- a CDS encoding aminopeptidase P N-terminal domain-containing protein, whose product MNKTDIYQLRRNALAKQIFAKTGGGIAVISTAPELARNRDSDFPYRHDSDFFYLTGFEEPGATLVMKVSANGNSYALESHLFCRPKDLEREIWDGIRLGPEAAPQALGIQFAHSNHDLDQKLGELLADQTAIYIRLAENKEADAQLRRWMKQVRAQARSGINPPSELHDIEVLIHEMRLFKDVHELDIMRCAAAISARAHIRAMQICKPGMREYQLEAELLHEFRNSGAQSVAYNSIVAGGANSCILHYRAGSTELRSGELCLIDAGCELDGYASDITRTFPVNGKFTGPQRALYDITLTAQEAAISMTKPGSTFMQPHEAAVKVLTQGLLDEKLIKLSDVGSLENAIETGAYRRFYMHRTSHWLGMDVHDVGSYREEISKLQTEKPWRILKSGMVITIEPGLYIRPADDIDEAFWNIGIRIEDDAVINETGCELISRGVPVKADEIEALMKH is encoded by the coding sequence ATGAATAAAACCGATATTTATCAACTTCGCAGAAACGCTTTAGCTAAACAAATTTTTGCCAAAACTGGTGGTGGCATTGCCGTTATCTCAACTGCCCCAGAGCTTGCACGCAACCGAGATAGTGATTTTCCCTATCGTCATGACAGTGACTTTTTTTACTTAACTGGCTTTGAAGAGCCTGGCGCAACTTTGGTAATGAAAGTTTCTGCTAATGGCAATTCGTATGCGCTTGAATCGCATCTGTTTTGCAGACCCAAAGATCTTGAGCGTGAAATCTGGGATGGCATTCGTTTAGGGCCTGAAGCAGCGCCCCAAGCATTAGGAATACAGTTTGCTCACAGCAACCATGATCTTGATCAGAAGCTTGGTGAGTTGCTGGCGGATCAAACTGCGATATATATTCGATTGGCCGAAAACAAAGAAGCTGATGCGCAACTAAGACGTTGGATGAAACAAGTTCGAGCACAAGCGCGAAGCGGCATTAATCCGCCATCAGAGTTGCATGATATTGAAGTGCTCATTCATGAAATGCGTTTATTTAAAGATGTGCATGAGCTCGATATCATGCGTTGCGCTGCCGCCATTTCTGCGCGCGCCCATATTCGTGCCATGCAAATTTGTAAGCCTGGTATGCGCGAGTATCAACTGGAGGCTGAATTGCTTCATGAATTCCGCAATAGTGGCGCACAAAGTGTGGCATACAACAGCATTGTTGCCGGGGGTGCCAACTCTTGCATCCTTCACTATCGTGCTGGCTCTACTGAATTACGCAGTGGTGAGCTTTGCTTAATAGATGCTGGATGTGAATTGGATGGTTACGCTTCAGACATCACTCGCACTTTTCCGGTAAACGGAAAATTTACAGGTCCGCAACGTGCTCTATATGACATTACTCTTACGGCCCAAGAGGCAGCAATTTCTATGACCAAGCCTGGCAGCACTTTCATGCAGCCTCATGAAGCCGCTGTAAAAGTACTTACGCAAGGTTTATTGGATGAAAAATTAATTAAATTAAGTGATGTCGGCTCTTTAGAGAATGCCATCGAAACAGGCGCCTACAGACGCTTTTATATGCACCGCACCTCTCATTGGCTCGGCATGGATGTACATGATGTCGGCTCTTATAGAGAAGAGATCTCTAAACTCCAAACGGAAAAACCTTGGCGCATTCTGAAAAGCGGCATGGTAATTACCATCGAGCCAGGTCTTTACATTAGACCTGCCGATGACATTGATGAAGCCTTCTGGAATATTGGCATTCGCATAGAAGATGATGCAGTGATTAATGAGACGGGTTGCGAACTCATCTCTCGTGGAGTTCCGGTCAAGGCTGATGAGATTGAAGCCCTGATGAAGCACTAG